From the genome of Colias croceus chromosome 9, ilColCroc2.1, one region includes:
- the LOC123694629 gene encoding vacuolar protein sorting-associated protein 8 homolog: MDLLKTPSIPSLLDSDLESVESYPYDEFEELDEVEYALPASEAPTLEEVLSSDVSEQINIADEIIEKDPKEPATCSALQVDFLQAVSQQLSQAEERSSAGTATALSVGSNGRLTVGTAHGHLLSFHDQTLRWVCDSNGDCGAVTCLGYNHDSTRLLAGFARGYVYQYESVRGVVLRKVTLGGETWGTLRVTWAGKAGLALDTGGSVWLMKFSRPLGVRSAKVSCLFSGARGEVVTMTARDARILALATLSRVIIVAGGRAAGVRLDGPADILPVLEWFDTNNRLLVCARGLILQWLAVTVSASNLGLKPIKRVELKTTPLWLGWLGGSLTIFDSEENLRLWGDDYDKPLDLSHIEPVYASAFFKGHWTDGRVSRAMCKAGESALAGACISEGTLSILGRRGIVRIGPRDILTRAQAFMSSGHHFQALRLLCSTQGSKAKALASDFVVNLSERPHIVSNKNVAVQVVKVCLKFNLYEELWTCLWENCSNEKAFVEALGDAAVRGEMSEHPPTPDFTQALIEKLADLEPELVERVVASLPLTAIDPHRASVFTRERKLWRGVGAIAAALDGCSGAMRTLVQYVEAGCGQRGRCACAGGALVLAAADALAARSPAARPLPAHARPSARHDALTTLLHEEEGHPSPLRVMVNHDTGSAVRLLEQSSREPPFAGPLGKQNRLRVARALLAFTDDMPEYEGRLEILEFVTGQLHNGSLPLDQELIQKVQDLVTRTEGEKTDRAWLSVLMRIRAQRDQLLPNYRNAIPRPRILWRIDALLGNHEQAFQEFFQLEYPSEQDIDELFEYVQTNSELAPGFRRVVREHLPALIKLRPTAAAELLNDDQPMDVVATTMQTLPCKQALEFGKCLLGMGRLKGHAPTIYLRCLCISQPDNVKDFLIKHAGLVKPEDALSIVKELGPKDAEPICLEATGDHMAALESFLELIAATDSEKENNLVLQACELCVRIGPTVPAQTAADMWTRLLRSISSVPPALLFEAIAYLPLEELLVKTCNSAQVGRILADGASGAAMWRCANRIAGREAHEALARALCSARRGVAVRGRCARCDAPLHERVGVRTAHCARAYHADCEPFPMCDCGYRLPTAVVNLPPLHTRQITIPQEYKLLLVAPPRPDLEGVV; the protein is encoded by the exons ATGGATTTATTGAAAACACCATCGATACCGTCATTATTAGATTCCGACTTGGAGTCCGTTGAAAGTTATCCTTACGATGAATTTGAAGAG TTGGACGAGGTTGAATATGCTTTACCAGCAAGCGAAGCCCCTACTTTAGAAGAAGTTTTATCATCTGATGTTAGTGAACAAATTAACATTGCTGAcgaaataatagaaaaagatCCCAAGGAACCAGCAACCTGTTCAGCTTTGCAGGTTGATTTCTTACAAGCTGTTTCTCAACAATTATCTCAAGCTGAG GAACGTTCATCAGCTGGAACGGCTACAGCCTTAAGTGTTGGATCTAATGGGAGATTAACTGTGGGAACAGCGCATGGCCACTTACTCTCCTTTCATGACCAGACATTACGCTGGGTGTGCGACAGTAATGGAGATTGTGGTGCTGTAACTTGTTTGGGATATAACCATGATAGCACTAGACTCTTAGCAGGTTTCGCACGCGGATATGTATATCAGTACGAAAGTGTACGAGGCGTCGTATTACGTAAAGTAACACTTGGTGGAGAAACATGGGGTACATTAAGAGTGACTTGGGCAGGGAAAGCTGGATTAGCCCTAGATACAGGAGGATCAGTGTGGCTTATGAAATTTTCAAGGCCCTTAGGAGTTAGATCTGCTAAAGTATCATGCCTCTTTTCTGGAGCCAGAGGGGAAGTTGTTACAATGACAGCGAGAGATGCTCGTATTTTAGCACTTGCAACACTTTCTCGTGTCATAATTGTAGCAGGTGGTAGAGCTGCCGGTGTGCGATTAGATGGACCAGCAGATATATTACCTGTCCTAGAATGGTTTGATACTAATAATAGATTACTTGTTTGTGCAAGAGGACTGATACTGCAATGGCTTGCGGTTACCGTATCTGCAAGCAACTTAGGACTTAAACCTATTAAACGAGTTGAATTAAAAACAACGCCACTGTGGCTTGGATGGCTTGGAGGCAGCTTGACAATATTTGATTCTGAAGAGAACCTACGCTTATGGGGTGATGATTATGATAAACCACTAGATTTATCCCATATAGAACCTGTTTATGCTTCTGCATTTTTTAAG GGTCATTGGACTGATGGTCGTGTATCACGCGCTATGTGTAAAGCAGGAGAGAGTGCCCTTGCTGGGGCTTGTATTTCTGAAGGCACATTATCTATTCTTGGTCGACGCGGGATTGTGCGTATTGGGCCCCGAGATATCTTAACTAGAGCTCAGGCATTTATGTCATCTGGACATCACTTTCAAGCACTGAGACTACTATGTTCAACTCAAGGATCCAAAGCAAAGGCACTAGCTAGTGATTTTGTAGTTAATCTATCAGAAAGACCCCATATTGtcagtaataaaaatgtgGCTGTGCAAGTTGTGAAAGTCTGTCTTAAGTTTAACCTGta tGAAGAGCTTTGGACATGTTTGTGGGAGAATTGCTCAAATGAAAAAGCTTTTGTAGAAGCACTGGGTGACGCCGCGGTTCGAGGTGAAATGTCAGAACATCCGCCCACACCTGATTTTACACAG gcTCTAATTGAGAAACTAGCAGACCTAGAACCAGAGCTTGTGGAACGAGTGGTCGCTTCTTTACCTCTCACTGCCATTGATCCACATCGCGCTAGTGTATTTACAAGAGAAAGGAAGCTTTGGCGCGGAGTCGGGGCTATTGCAGCTGCATTAG ACGGTTGCAGCGGGGCGATGCGCACGCTGGTGCAGTACGTGGAGGCGGGGTGCGGGCAGCGCGGGCGGTGCGCGTGCGCGGGCGGCGCGCTCGTGCTGGCCGCGGCCGACGCGCTGGCCGCGCGCTCGCCCGCCGCGCGCCCGCTGCCCGCGCACGCGCGCCCCTCCGCACGGCACGACGCGCTCACCACCTTGCTGCATGAGGAG GAAGGTCATCCATCCCCACTCCGCGTGATGGTGAACCATGACACAGGCTCAGCCGTGCGGCTGCTGGAGCAGAGTTCACGCGAACCGCCCTTCGCCGGCCCGCTCGGGAAACAGAACAGATTGAGGGTGGCTCGAGCCCTCCTAGCCTTTACTGATGATATGCCC GAATACGAAGGAAGATTGGAAATTTTAGAATTCGTGACGGGACAACTGCATAATGGGTCCCTTCCTTTGGACCAAGAATTAATTCAGAAAGTGCAAGACCTTGTTACAAGGACAGAAGGTGAAAAGACCGATCGTGCTTGGCTCTCGGTTCTGATGCGAATACGTGCGCAGAGAGATCAACTTTTACCTAATTATCGTAACGCCATTCCGCGACCTAGAATACTCTGGCGTATAGATGCCCTGTTGGGTAATCATGAGCAAGCCTTTCAAGAGTTTTTCCAACTAGAATATCCATCTGAACAGGACATTGATGAACTCTTTGAGTATGTTCAAACAAATTCAGAATTAGCTCCAGGATTTAGACGTGTAGTGCGCGAGCATCTACCTGCTCTTATAAAACTGCGACCAACAGCTGCAGCGGAGTTGCTGAACGACGACCAGCCAATGGACGTTGTCGCCACTACAATGCAAACTTTACCATGCAAACAAGCTTTGGAGTTTGGTAAGTGCCTTCTAGGTATGGGACGTCTTAAAGGTCACGCACCAACTATATACCTTCGATGTCTTTGTATATCGCAACCCGACAATGTAAAAGATTTCTTAATCAAACACGCCGGACTAGTGAAGCCGGAGGACGCTTTATCAATTGTCAAAGAATTAGGGCCAAAGGATGCCGAGCCGATATGTCTAGAGGCGACCGGCGATCACATGGCGGCCCTCGAATCATTTTTGGAATTGATCGCGGCCACCGATTCGGAGaaggaaaataatttagtattgCAAGCGTGCGAATTGTGCGTGAGAATCGGGCCCACGGTGCCGGCGCAAACCGCGGCAGACATGTGGACGCGTCTGCTCAGAAGCATCAGCTCGGTTCCGCCGGCTCTGCTCTTCGAAGCGATAGCGTACCTGCCGCTAGAGGAATTGCTAGTCAAAACGTGTAATTCGGCGCAGGTGGGCCGGATCCTGGCGGACGGAGCTAGCGGAGCGGCCATGTGGCGCTGCGCGAACAGAATCGCCGGGCGAGAGGCGCACGAAGCGCTGGCGCGCGCGCTGTGCTCGGCGCGGCGCGGCGTGGCCGTGCGCGGCCGCTGCGCGCGCTGCGACGCGCCGCTCCACGAGCGAGTGGGCGTGCGCACCGCCCACTGCGCCCGCGCTTACCACGCCGACTGCGAACCGTTCCCGATGTGCGACTGCGGATATCGGCTCCCCACCGCCGTCGTCAATCTTCCGCCCCTTCACACCAGACAGATTACCATACCTCAAGAGTATAAACTTTTACTTGTTGCGCCTCCCCGGCCAGATTTAGAAGGTGTCGTGTGA